In the Jatrophihabitans endophyticus genome, one interval contains:
- a CDS encoding beta strand repeat-containing protein codes for MIRPAIAGTVLAAVAALVVTTASPVAAAAATDTTAPALVGAVGIAPATVDVTAGDAQATVTARLTDDLSGVVDATVTLTAPDGTTSDVTLERSAGTARAGTWTGVASFSTFDAAGSWPATGLSATDDAGNQLTVGALGTGVTVTRTVDTAAPVLLGASLDPDVATLDTTAGPVDATVHLRASDDLSGVTGGSVTFTSPDGDATADGYLSGPPAAGTGTDGTWDVAVTFPARSAPGRWQLSGVSLVDGQFNARDYDDTAVPALAVTVRTDDDTVAPALTSFTVGPATVSTAYQRSGYVYARVGFTDQGSGLAAATVTLRRPNGTLDDAQTAPVSYDGAQARSGTSRSGTLTVPVYAELTTGTWTVASVVLTDLAGNTTTVATADLGAHASFTVSSAAADTAAPIVTGLAFAQPSLDARTDAADGTLLVALTDPDAVPAGLADGTVTLASPSGDATVDASFSTDDLVDGDPATGTFAARFTLDARTPGGDWRITGLTVTDVAGHATRYTAATLAAAVSSVPTLTVLGAEGPAPTVPGAPRVARATLTSTSAPSVTVTWSAPSSTGGAAIGRYVVTPWLAGVALTPVTARGVTTATIPGLARGRSYTFTVAAVNAVGTGADSAASNAVTVPAVAPSAPAIGTATLVGTTATVTWTRPAADGGAAVGGYVVTPYVGSTAQPAVRVGDTTTADVAGLAKARSYTFRVAAVNAAGTGPKSAASTSVTPAATVPGVPGRASATVAGTTATVRWTAPADGGGSTVTSYRVVGSPGGGCRTAATSCVLTGLTPSTSYSFTVTATNSLGRGTTSSATRPVTATTPVATALAITAAPRRVRPGAALAVTGRLTRARGADGVTGQPVRLQYRRTGARGGWHTFRTVARTRGGGAVTVTGFRPGYSVRIRLVAQPSPAFVASVSVARTVTRTRAS; via the coding sequence ATGATCCGTCCAGCCATCGCCGGCACCGTCCTCGCGGCGGTCGCCGCGCTCGTGGTCACCACCGCGTCGCCGGTCGCCGCGGCCGCTGCGACCGACACCACCGCCCCCGCGCTGGTCGGGGCCGTCGGCATCGCCCCCGCCACCGTCGACGTCACCGCCGGCGACGCGCAGGCGACGGTCACCGCCCGCCTCACCGACGACCTGTCCGGCGTGGTCGACGCGACCGTCACCCTCACCGCGCCGGACGGCACGACGTCCGACGTCACGCTCGAACGCAGCGCCGGGACCGCCCGCGCGGGTACCTGGACCGGTGTCGCGTCCTTCTCGACCTTCGACGCCGCCGGCTCCTGGCCCGCGACCGGGCTGAGCGCCACCGACGACGCCGGCAACCAGCTCACGGTCGGGGCGCTCGGCACCGGCGTCACCGTGACCCGGACCGTCGACACCGCGGCGCCGGTGCTGCTCGGCGCGAGTCTCGATCCCGACGTCGCGACGCTCGACACCACGGCGGGCCCCGTCGACGCCACCGTGCACCTGCGAGCGAGCGACGACCTGTCCGGGGTCACCGGCGGCTCGGTCACCTTCACCTCGCCCGACGGCGACGCGACCGCGGACGGCTACCTGTCCGGGCCGCCGGCAGCGGGCACCGGCACCGACGGCACGTGGGACGTCGCGGTCACCTTCCCGGCGCGCAGCGCGCCCGGTCGCTGGCAGCTCAGCGGGGTCAGCCTCGTCGACGGTCAGTTCAACGCCCGCGACTACGACGACACCGCCGTGCCCGCCCTGGCGGTGACCGTCCGCACCGACGACGACACCGTCGCCCCGGCACTGACGTCGTTCACCGTCGGGCCGGCCACGGTCTCGACCGCCTACCAGCGCTCGGGATACGTGTACGCACGAGTCGGCTTCACCGACCAGGGCTCCGGGCTCGCCGCCGCCACCGTCACGCTGCGCCGTCCCAACGGCACCCTGGACGACGCCCAGACCGCGCCCGTCTCCTACGACGGCGCGCAGGCGCGGTCGGGCACGTCGCGCAGCGGCACGCTCACCGTTCCGGTCTACGCCGAGCTCACCACCGGCACCTGGACGGTCGCGAGCGTGGTCCTGACCGACCTCGCCGGCAACACGACCACCGTGGCGACCGCGGATCTGGGCGCGCACGCCTCGTTCACGGTCAGCAGCGCCGCGGCGGACACCGCGGCGCCGATCGTCACCGGCCTCGCGTTCGCGCAGCCCTCGCTCGACGCCCGCACCGACGCCGCCGACGGCACACTGCTGGTCGCCCTCACCGACCCGGACGCGGTGCCCGCCGGCCTTGCCGACGGCACGGTGACGCTCGCCAGCCCCAGCGGCGACGCCACCGTCGACGCCTCCTTCTCGACCGACGACCTCGTCGACGGCGATCCGGCCACCGGGACGTTCGCCGCCCGGTTCACGCTCGACGCCCGCACGCCGGGCGGCGACTGGCGGATCACCGGCCTCACCGTCACCGACGTCGCCGGCCATGCCACCCGCTACACCGCCGCGACCCTCGCCGCGGCGGTGTCGAGCGTGCCGACGCTGACCGTGCTCGGGGCCGAGGGACCGGCGCCGACCGTCCCGGGCGCGCCGCGGGTCGCGCGCGCCACCCTGACGTCGACGTCGGCACCGAGCGTGACCGTCACCTGGAGCGCGCCGTCGAGCACCGGGGGCGCCGCGATCGGACGCTACGTCGTCACGCCGTGGCTCGCCGGCGTCGCCCTCACGCCGGTGACGGCACGGGGCGTCACCACCGCGACGATCCCGGGACTGGCCCGGGGACGCAGCTACACCTTCACCGTCGCCGCGGTGAACGCCGTCGGCACCGGCGCGGACTCGGCCGCCAGCAACGCCGTCACCGTGCCCGCGGTCGCGCCGTCCGCCCCGGCGATCGGCACCGCGACCCTGGTCGGCACCACGGCCACGGTCACCTGGACGCGGCCGGCGGCCGACGGCGGCGCCGCCGTCGGCGGCTACGTCGTCACCCCGTACGTGGGCTCGACCGCGCAGCCCGCCGTCCGCGTCGGCGACACGACGACGGCGGACGTCGCCGGCCTGGCGAAGGCACGCAGCTACACCTTCCGGGTGGCCGCGGTGAACGCCGCCGGCACCGGGCCGAAGTCGGCCGCCAGCACCTCGGTGACTCCTGCCGCGACGGTGCCGGGCGTCCCGGGTCGCGCGAGCGCGACCGTCGCCGGCACCACCGCCACCGTGCGGTGGACGGCCCCGGCGGACGGCGGCGGGTCGACCGTCACGTCCTACCGGGTGGTCGGCTCGCCGGGTGGCGGGTGCCGCACCGCCGCCACGTCCTGTGTGCTCACCGGTCTCACGCCGTCGACGTCGTACTCGTTCACCGTCACCGCGACGAACTCCCTCGGCCGCGGGACCACGTCGTCGGCGACCCGGCCGGTGACCGCCACGACGCCCGTCGCGACGGCCCTGGCGATCACCGCCGCCCCGCGCCGGGTCCGCCCCGGCGCCGCGCTCGCCGTCACCGGCCGCCTCACCCGCGCGCGTGGCGCCGACGGCGTGACCGGTCAGCCGGTCCGCCTGCAGTACCGGCGGACCGGAGCCCGCGGCGGCTGGCACACGTTCCGCACCGTCGCGCGTACCCGCGGCGGCGGCGCGGTGACGGTGACGGGCTTCCGGCCGGGCTACTCGGTGCGCATCCGGCTGGTCGCGCAGCCGTCGCCCGCCTTCGTGGCGTCGGTGTCCGTCGCCCGGACGGTGACGCGCACCCGCGCGTCCTGA
- a CDS encoding SpoIIE family protein phosphatase — translation MACHGEADDLVTGSVDLGDVVADSSIGLLGLDAAGTISVLNRHLAELVARPAAELVGRSPHDVFHGADHGPSGCPFRQARELAAPIEVEGDSFATAGGELVPVTWIAAPLRGGAGTSIVVRDDSAQRVRGVVDAAVREQGRADLAEARQSVSDLEWLAELTQSMSSSLDEAEVLLRLARILAGRLAEVVIVDLHTGGGAMRRVGGAVAPGVELDLDAILGQDHIGRVVPAASASSGTMLQGAVVRLDGAELDDPAVLGDSSRALMCALGASSVLVVPLVTRERAVGAFALVRRTGVTPFDGADATLVEDIARRAALAVDNARLYREQRDVALQLQHALLPSASADLVVDTAVRYLPSRARYRVGGDWYDRFACPSTPGRTVLVVGDVAGHDLPAAATMAAVRNLLRGIAVATDKSCAGVIEALDGNLAALSVVGTASVVLMTVDAEPEGDWTLTWTNAGHPPPLLLLPDGGVELLDEVHGPILGTRSSPRRGESTRRVPGGSAVVLYTDGLIETRGESIDVGLTRLRQSATAVSGLRDRPEELLDELLRRNHPTDEDDTAVLVCSLPVSR, via the coding sequence GTGGCATGTCACGGCGAGGCGGACGACCTCGTGACCGGCTCGGTCGATCTCGGCGACGTCGTCGCCGACAGCAGCATCGGACTGCTCGGCCTCGACGCCGCCGGGACGATCTCGGTGCTCAACCGGCACCTCGCCGAGCTGGTCGCTCGCCCGGCCGCGGAACTCGTCGGTCGATCGCCGCACGACGTGTTCCACGGTGCCGACCACGGGCCGAGCGGGTGTCCGTTCCGGCAGGCGAGGGAGCTCGCCGCCCCGATCGAGGTCGAGGGTGACAGCTTCGCGACCGCCGGGGGCGAGCTGGTGCCCGTCACCTGGATCGCGGCACCACTGCGTGGCGGCGCCGGGACGTCGATCGTGGTCCGGGACGACTCGGCGCAGCGGGTTCGGGGCGTCGTCGACGCCGCCGTCCGCGAGCAGGGGCGCGCCGACCTCGCCGAGGCGCGGCAGTCGGTGTCGGACCTCGAGTGGCTCGCCGAGCTGACGCAGAGCATGTCCTCGTCCCTGGACGAGGCCGAGGTGCTGCTGCGGCTCGCCCGGATCCTCGCCGGCCGGCTGGCCGAGGTCGTGATCGTCGACCTGCACACCGGCGGCGGCGCGATGCGACGGGTCGGCGGGGCGGTGGCGCCGGGCGTGGAGCTCGACCTCGACGCGATCCTCGGCCAGGACCACATCGGCCGCGTCGTGCCGGCCGCCTCGGCGTCGTCGGGCACGATGCTGCAGGGCGCCGTCGTGCGCCTCGACGGTGCCGAGCTCGACGACCCCGCCGTGCTGGGCGACAGCTCCCGTGCCCTCATGTGCGCCCTCGGCGCGTCATCGGTGCTCGTCGTCCCGCTGGTGACCCGGGAGCGGGCGGTCGGTGCCTTCGCGCTCGTCCGCCGGACAGGGGTCACGCCGTTCGACGGCGCCGACGCCACGCTGGTCGAGGACATCGCCCGCCGGGCCGCGCTCGCCGTCGACAACGCCCGGCTCTACCGCGAGCAGCGCGATGTCGCGCTGCAGCTGCAGCACGCGCTGCTGCCGTCGGCGTCGGCGGATCTCGTGGTGGACACCGCGGTGCGCTATCTGCCCTCCCGGGCGAGGTACCGAGTCGGTGGGGACTGGTACGACCGCTTCGCGTGCCCCAGCACACCCGGTCGCACGGTGTTGGTCGTCGGCGACGTCGCCGGTCACGACCTGCCGGCTGCCGCGACGATGGCGGCGGTCCGCAACCTGCTCCGCGGGATCGCGGTGGCCACGGACAAGTCGTGCGCGGGCGTGATCGAGGCCCTGGACGGCAATCTCGCCGCACTCTCGGTCGTCGGCACAGCGAGCGTCGTCCTCATGACCGTCGACGCCGAGCCCGAGGGTGACTGGACGCTCACGTGGACCAACGCCGGCCACCCGCCGCCGCTGCTGCTGCTGCCCGACGGCGGCGTCGAGCTCCTCGACGAGGTGCACGGCCCGATCCTCGGCACCCGCTCGTCCCCCCGGCGCGGCGAGTCGACGCGCCGCGTGCCGGGCGGCAGCGCGGTCGTCCTCTACACCGACGGTCTGATCGAGACCCGCGGCGAGAGCATCGATGTCGGCCTCACCCGGTTGCGGCAGAGCGCGACGGCCGTCTCGGGCCTGCGCGACCGTCCCGAGGAGCTGCTGGACGAGCTGCTGCGACGCAATCATCCGACGGACGAAGACGACACCGCCGTGCTGGTCTGTTCCCTGCCCGTCTCTCGTTAG
- a CDS encoding PAS domain-containing protein — protein sequence MRPRTLASEPVAGPLASAASLATVVDHLPAIVALFDMDLRNRFTNWAHVPWFGLQPRDLVGCSPADIVGAATFAESRPYYDAVREGEPQTFERIMTLPTGLRRHAIVHYEPYRIDGEIRGVVTMATDVTGRARAEFARQELAARATAIGERERDAMAKQRNATERLNQMASELARVARRHPEHADAVEDAARTMATAAQRLRTLAQHRPGPGRPPGPERVVREQVEAGAAALGFLPTLLVMGRLDALDEALADLVGEVLETTLDNIGRHADATRVDVTVGVEHGDVVVVVADDGGGVVRPQAGSSLDRLRTIATGRGGRCSWVINSDDGTTVEWRVPLHPDLPQAGPANAAVVTPVDDTQRPPEGYRAAASPSLDEREMRALLEHLPIGLAVWDRDLRNQYANRIAARWFGLPEPEQMLGQLYGDIATPEAQARALPLARSALAGSHVVMERPFDTAPGQPRHIRSEFVPRVVGGSVVGIYVQVTDIGERVRAESAVREETARALALRERHAAEEEVHHLAIQEVFAAALRVDALRPMHPGAARELDEALAPLDSAVADLRESVVTSEAVASGEALGR from the coding sequence ATGCGTCCGCGCACCCTGGCATCGGAGCCCGTCGCGGGCCCGCTCGCCTCGGCTGCGTCGCTCGCGACGGTGGTCGACCACCTGCCGGCCATCGTGGCGCTGTTCGACATGGACCTGCGCAACCGATTCACCAACTGGGCGCACGTCCCGTGGTTCGGCCTGCAGCCCCGTGATCTCGTCGGCTGCTCGCCGGCCGACATCGTCGGCGCCGCGACCTTCGCCGAGTCCCGCCCCTACTACGACGCCGTGCGCGAGGGCGAGCCGCAGACCTTCGAACGGATCATGACGCTGCCCACCGGGCTGCGCCGGCACGCGATCGTGCACTACGAGCCGTACCGCATCGACGGGGAGATCCGTGGCGTCGTCACCATGGCCACCGACGTCACCGGCCGGGCGCGGGCGGAGTTCGCCCGGCAGGAGCTCGCTGCGCGGGCCACCGCGATCGGCGAGCGCGAGCGCGACGCGATGGCCAAGCAGCGCAACGCCACGGAGCGGCTCAACCAGATGGCGAGCGAGCTGGCCCGGGTGGCGCGGCGTCACCCCGAGCACGCGGACGCCGTCGAGGACGCCGCGCGCACCATGGCGACGGCTGCGCAGCGGTTGCGCACGCTCGCCCAGCACCGGCCGGGGCCGGGCCGGCCGCCAGGCCCCGAGCGGGTCGTGCGCGAGCAGGTGGAGGCCGGCGCCGCCGCCCTCGGGTTCCTGCCGACGCTGCTGGTGATGGGGCGGCTCGACGCGCTCGACGAGGCGCTCGCCGATCTCGTCGGCGAGGTACTCGAGACCACCCTGGACAACATCGGCCGCCACGCCGACGCGACCCGCGTCGACGTCACCGTCGGGGTCGAGCACGGCGACGTCGTGGTGGTCGTGGCCGACGACGGCGGCGGTGTCGTGCGCCCGCAGGCGGGCAGCAGCCTCGACCGGCTGCGCACGATCGCCACCGGTCGCGGCGGCCGCTGCTCCTGGGTGATCAACTCCGACGACGGCACCACCGTCGAGTGGCGGGTGCCGCTGCACCCGGACCTTCCCCAGGCCGGCCCCGCGAACGCCGCCGTGGTCACCCCGGTGGACGACACCCAGCGACCCCCCGAGGGGTACCGCGCCGCGGCATCGCCGTCCCTGGACGAACGCGAGATGCGCGCGCTGCTGGAGCACCTGCCGATCGGCCTCGCGGTGTGGGACCGCGACCTGCGCAACCAGTACGCGAACCGCATCGCCGCGCGGTGGTTCGGGCTGCCCGAGCCGGAGCAGATGCTGGGGCAGCTCTACGGCGACATCGCCACGCCCGAGGCGCAGGCCCGTGCCCTCCCGCTCGCCCGCAGCGCGCTCGCCGGGTCGCACGTGGTCATGGAACGCCCGTTCGACACCGCGCCGGGTCAGCCCCGTCACATCCGCTCCGAGTTCGTGCCGCGGGTCGTCGGCGGGTCGGTCGTCGGCATCTACGTGCAGGTCACCGACATCGGCGAGCGGGTGCGTGCCGAGTCCGCCGTCCGCGAGGAGACCGCACGGGCCCTCGCCCTGCGTGAGCGTCACGCCGCCGAGGAGGAGGTGCACCACCTGGCGATCCAGGAGGTGTTCGCCGCCGCGTTGCGGGTCGACGCGCTGCGCCCCATGCATCCCGGCGCCGCCCGCGAGCTCGACGAGGCACTCGCCCCGCTCGACAGTGCCGTGGCCGACCTGCGCGAGTCGGTCGTCACGAGCGAGGCCGTCGCGTCGGGTGAGGCCCTGGGCCGCTGA
- a CDS encoding LLM class F420-dependent oxidoreductase, with the protein MTSPHLGPLGTWGHESLFDPQLARDLESYGYSAIWLGGSPAADLAAVEPLLAATENLVVATGIVNIWSADARAVAASHRRITAAFPGRFLLGIGVGHPEATSDYRRPYGSLVDYLDVLDDEGVPAEERVLAALGPKVLRLARDRSAGAHPYLVPPEHTRQAREILGADRVLAPEQKVVLDTDATAARELGRGAVDDPYLHLSNYVSNLKRLGWADADIADRGSDALIDALVGHGDAAAVAQRLQGHRAAGADQVLVQLLTPEGADRRAGYAAIADAFGR; encoded by the coding sequence ATGACCTCCCCGCACCTCGGACCACTCGGAACCTGGGGCCACGAGTCGCTGTTCGACCCACAGCTCGCCCGCGACCTGGAGAGCTACGGCTACAGCGCGATCTGGCTGGGCGGCTCGCCGGCGGCCGACCTGGCCGCGGTCGAGCCGCTGCTCGCGGCCACCGAGAACCTCGTCGTCGCCACCGGCATTGTCAACATCTGGTCGGCGGACGCGAGGGCGGTGGCGGCGTCGCACCGGCGTATCACCGCGGCGTTCCCCGGGCGGTTCCTGCTCGGGATCGGCGTCGGCCATCCGGAGGCGACGTCGGACTACCGACGGCCGTACGGCTCACTGGTCGACTACCTCGACGTGCTCGACGACGAGGGCGTGCCCGCGGAGGAGCGCGTGCTGGCCGCGCTCGGGCCCAAGGTGCTGCGCCTCGCGCGTGATCGCAGTGCCGGCGCGCACCCCTATCTCGTGCCACCGGAGCACACCCGGCAGGCACGCGAGATCCTCGGCGCGGACCGGGTGCTCGCACCCGAGCAGAAGGTCGTGCTCGACACCGACGCGACGGCGGCCCGCGAGCTGGGCCGGGGCGCGGTCGACGACCCGTACCTGCACCTGTCCAACTACGTGAGCAACCTGAAGCGGCTCGGTTGGGCCGACGCCGACATCGCCGATCGCGGCAGCGACGCGCTGATCGACGCGCTCGTCGGCCACGGTGACGCGGCCGCGGTGGCGCAGCGGCTGCAGGGGCACCGCGCGGCGGGGGCGGACCAGGTGCTCGTGCAACTGCTCACGCCCGAGGGTGCCGACCGGCGTGCCGGTTACGCCGCGATCGCCGACGCGTTCGGCCGCTGA
- a CDS encoding aldo/keto reductase family protein, protein MDFRHLGNSGLQISEITYGNWLTHGSQIENDVATQCVRAALDSGITTFDTADAYANGKAETVLGEALKGERRESLEIFTKVFFPVGPDPKGKNDTGLSRKHIREGIDASLRRLQMDYVDLYQAHRYDRFTPLEETMQAFADVVRAGKALYIGVSEWSAAQIRAAAILARDLGVPLVSNQPQYSMLWRVIEDEVVPTSRELGIGQVVWSPIAQGVLTGKYEPGAQPPEGSRATDQSGGADMIKRWMNDDVLTRVQELKPIAADLGLSMAALAVAWVLQNDNVATALVGASRPEQVGENVKAAGVTLPAEALSRIDEVLGDVVTSDPDVVARSTPKQRFV, encoded by the coding sequence ATGGACTTCCGTCACCTCGGCAACTCCGGTCTGCAGATCTCCGAGATCACCTACGGCAACTGGCTCACCCACGGCTCCCAGATCGAGAACGACGTCGCGACGCAGTGCGTCCGCGCCGCGCTCGACAGCGGCATCACCACGTTCGACACCGCCGACGCCTACGCGAACGGCAAGGCCGAGACGGTTCTCGGCGAGGCCCTGAAGGGCGAGCGGCGCGAGTCGCTGGAGATCTTCACCAAGGTGTTCTTCCCGGTCGGGCCGGACCCGAAGGGCAAGAACGACACCGGCCTGTCGCGCAAGCACATCCGCGAGGGGATCGACGCGTCGCTGCGGCGGCTGCAGATGGACTACGTCGACCTGTACCAGGCGCACCGCTACGACCGGTTCACCCCGCTCGAGGAGACGATGCAGGCGTTCGCCGACGTCGTGCGCGCCGGCAAGGCGCTTTACATCGGCGTCAGCGAGTGGTCGGCGGCGCAGATCCGCGCCGCGGCGATCCTCGCCCGCGACCTCGGCGTCCCGCTGGTGTCCAACCAGCCGCAGTACTCGATGCTCTGGCGCGTCATCGAGGACGAGGTCGTCCCGACCTCTCGCGAGCTGGGCATCGGGCAGGTGGTGTGGTCGCCGATCGCGCAGGGCGTGCTGACCGGCAAGTACGAGCCGGGCGCACAGCCGCCCGAGGGCTCCCGCGCGACCGACCAGTCCGGCGGCGCCGACATGATCAAGCGCTGGATGAACGACGACGTCCTGACCCGGGTGCAGGAGCTCAAGCCCATCGCGGCCGACCTCGGCCTGTCGATGGCAGCGCTCGCCGTCGCCTGGGTGCTGCAGAACGACAACGTCGCGACCGCGCTCGTCGGCGCGTCGCGCCCGGAGCAGGTCGGCGAGAACGTCAAGGCCGCCGGCGTGACGCTGCCGGCCGAGGCGCTGTCCCGCATCGACGAGGTGCTCGGCGACGTCGTGACGTCCGACCCGGATGTCGTGGCGCGCTCGACGCCGAAGCAGCGCTTCGTCTGA
- a CDS encoding glycoside hydrolase family 130 protein: MTPAPDEPAEVEGVLNPASGRDADGRLWLLPRLVAAGNVSRVGLAEVQVADGRPTGVRRAGVVLAPDAGWERAHDHGGVEDPRTTWIPALGVHVMTYVAYGPLGPKPALASSRDLRTWTRHGPLHFGYQADLDTDLNLFPNKDCVFFPEPVTGPDGRPSFAMLHRPMWDLSWIRPGEGTYLPAGVGDDRPGIWISYAAVEDVGTDPGALTRLSHHLLVAMPEYDYEALKIGAGPPPLLVDDGWLVIHHGVTGELVEGWDQQQRVRYCAGAMLLDRDDPTRVLARTAEPLLEPETGQETSGTVPNVVFPTAIEEIDGTHYVFYGMADSAIGVARLEFGTAS, translated from the coding sequence ATGACCCCGGCCCCGGACGAGCCGGCCGAGGTCGAGGGCGTCCTCAACCCGGCGAGCGGTCGCGACGCCGACGGCCGGTTGTGGTTGCTGCCGCGGCTCGTGGCCGCCGGCAACGTGTCCCGCGTCGGCCTCGCCGAGGTGCAGGTCGCCGACGGCAGGCCGACCGGCGTGCGCCGCGCGGGCGTCGTGCTCGCCCCGGACGCGGGGTGGGAACGCGCCCACGACCACGGCGGCGTCGAGGATCCCCGCACGACGTGGATCCCCGCGCTCGGCGTCCACGTGATGACCTACGTGGCCTACGGCCCGCTCGGTCCCAAGCCCGCCCTCGCGTCCTCGCGCGACCTGCGGACGTGGACGCGGCACGGCCCGCTGCACTTCGGCTACCAGGCCGACCTCGACACCGACCTCAACCTGTTCCCGAACAAGGACTGCGTCTTCTTCCCCGAGCCGGTCACCGGCCCGGACGGGCGTCCGTCGTTCGCGATGCTGCACCGGCCGATGTGGGACCTGTCGTGGATCCGGCCGGGAGAGGGGACCTACCTGCCGGCCGGTGTGGGCGACGACCGTCCCGGCATCTGGATCTCCTACGCCGCCGTCGAGGACGTCGGCACCGACCCGGGCGCGCTGACCCGGCTGTCGCACCACCTGCTCGTGGCGATGCCCGAGTACGACTACGAGGCGTTGAAGATCGGCGCCGGCCCACCGCCGCTGCTGGTGGACGACGGCTGGCTGGTCATCCACCACGGCGTCACCGGCGAGCTCGTCGAGGGCTGGGACCAGCAGCAGCGCGTCCGCTACTGCGCCGGCGCGATGCTGCTCGACCGCGACGACCCCACCCGGGTGCTGGCGCGGACGGCCGAGCCGCTGCTCGAGCCCGAGACCGGACAGGAGACGTCGGGCACGGTGCCCAACGTCGTCTTCCCCACCGCGATCGAGGAGATCGACGGCACGCACTACGTCTTCTACGGCATGGCCGACTCCGCGATCGGCGTCGCGCGCCTCGAGTTCGGGACCGCGTCGTGA
- a CDS encoding carbohydrate ABC transporter permease — protein MTLTVEDVADNADAAPNRPTAEHHEPAHRPQWWRYLLLGAGALVFVFPFYYMLVGSFADHTDGSLKGLIPGAQGFTFANYTDINRAIALGRSLLNSLIFTAGVLVCTLVFGTMAGYALARLRFRGRGVLFALLLLVQAIPFQLLIIPMYVLVARDYGLSDSYLGMIAPYAINSVAVFVFRQYFLQLPEELFEAARIDGATEWRILWSIAIPMVRPALLTGALLTFIGPWNEFLWPFLVTKKQTMQPLAVSLSNYITATSAAADNPFGTILAGACVLAVPVLVLFVVFQRWFVNTGIGSGVKG, from the coding sequence ATGACACTCACCGTCGAGGACGTCGCCGACAACGCCGACGCCGCACCGAACCGCCCCACGGCCGAGCACCACGAGCCCGCGCACCGTCCGCAGTGGTGGCGCTACCTGCTGCTCGGCGCCGGCGCGCTCGTGTTCGTCTTCCCCTTCTACTACATGCTCGTCGGGTCGTTCGCCGATCACACCGACGGCTCCCTCAAGGGACTGATCCCGGGGGCGCAGGGCTTCACGTTCGCCAACTACACCGACATCAACCGGGCCATCGCCCTGGGCCGGTCGCTGCTCAACTCGCTGATCTTCACCGCCGGGGTGCTCGTCTGCACGCTGGTGTTCGGCACGATGGCGGGCTACGCCCTCGCCCGGCTGCGCTTCCGCGGCCGGGGAGTGCTCTTCGCGCTGCTGCTGCTGGTGCAGGCGATCCCGTTCCAGCTGCTCATCATCCCCATGTACGTGCTCGTCGCCCGCGACTACGGGCTCTCGGACAGCTACCTCGGCATGATCGCCCCCTACGCCATCAACTCGGTCGCGGTCTTCGTGTTCCGTCAGTACTTCCTGCAGCTGCCCGAGGAGCTGTTCGAGGCCGCCCGCATCGATGGCGCGACCGAGTGGCGGATCCTGTGGAGCATCGCGATCCCGATGGTGCGTCCCGCCCTGCTCACCGGCGCGCTGCTGACCTTCATCGGGCCGTGGAACGAGTTCCTGTGGCCCTTCCTCGTCACCAAGAAGCAGACGATGCAGCCGCTCGCGGTGTCGCTGTCGAACTACATCACCGCCACGTCGGCCGCCGCGGACAACCCGTTCGGCACCATCCTCGCCGGCGCGTGCGTCCTCGCCGTGCCCGTGCTCGTCCTGTTCGTCGTGTTCCAACGCTGGTTCGTCAACACCGGCATCGGTTCCGGAGTGAAAGGCTGA
- a CDS encoding carbohydrate ABC transporter permease has translation MTAQLTTRRRAPRRNAGRNPVGYLFVAPYALFLLALFAYPVGLAVYMAFHRYKFTAPGVDVPHPFVGLQNFRDALGDDAVQQAFVNIAIFLVINVPLTVVLSLVLATALNAKLRGRTFLRVAYYAPYLTASVAIAGIWLFLFNSSGLVNNVLGSAAPRPSWLVNGTWAMPSVAGFVTWKQLGFYVLLYLAALQNVPKELYEAASMDGASAVKQFLVVTVPGVRHTTGLVTLLAIVTGANLFTEPYLLTGGGGPDGASASPVLLMYQLGIEQNRPDVAAAIGVVLVLGVLAIAGVQRLLDRG, from the coding sequence GTGACCGCCCAGCTCACCACGCGTCGCCGTGCCCCGCGCCGGAACGCCGGTCGCAACCCGGTCGGCTACCTGTTCGTCGCGCCGTACGCCCTGTTCCTGCTGGCCCTGTTCGCCTATCCGGTGGGCCTCGCGGTGTACATGGCCTTCCACCGCTACAAGTTCACCGCGCCCGGCGTGGACGTGCCGCACCCCTTCGTCGGTCTGCAGAACTTCCGCGACGCCCTCGGCGACGACGCGGTGCAGCAGGCGTTCGTGAACATCGCGATCTTCCTGGTGATCAACGTCCCGCTCACGGTGGTGCTGTCCCTGGTACTCGCGACCGCGCTGAACGCCAAGCTGCGCGGCCGGACGTTCCTGCGGGTCGCGTACTACGCGCCCTACCTGACGGCCAGCGTCGCCATCGCCGGCATCTGGCTGTTCCTGTTCAACAGCAGCGGCCTCGTCAACAACGTGCTCGGCTCGGCCGCGCCCAGGCCGTCCTGGCTGGTCAACGGCACGTGGGCGATGCCGTCGGTCGCGGGGTTCGTGACGTGGAAGCAGCTCGGCTTCTACGTGCTGCTCTATCTCGCCGCACTGCAGAACGTGCCCAAGGAGCTGTACGAGGCGGCGTCGATGGACGGCGCGTCCGCGGTCAAGCAGTTCCTCGTCGTCACCGTGCCGGGCGTCCGGCACACGACCGGGCTGGTCACGCTGCTGGCGATCGTCACCGGCGCGAACCTGTTCACCGAGCCCTACCTGCTCACCGGCGGCGGTGGGCCCGACGGCGCGTCCGCGTCACCGGTGCTGCTGATGTACCAGCTCGGCATCGAGCAGAACCGCCCGGACGTCGCCGCCGCGATCGGCGTCGTCCTCGTGCTCGGCGTGCTCGCGATCGCCGGGGTGCAACGACTGCTGGACCGGGGCTGA